The sequence CCACCAATCCATCTCAACTACATTTGTTTTATTCATACTGCCAACAAAATCTTTAAGACCAAGAGGCACAAATATTCTTGTGTCCTCAGGAAGACTACTTATGCTATCTATGTCCAAGTGGTCGTAATGATTATGCGAGACAATAACAGTGAGCCTTCCACCTAATTCTTTAATTTCTTCTGCTGTAATGCCAGGTGGGGTTTTGCGTTTTGGCAGAAGCGCCCTTTGATTAAATATAGGGTCTGTCAACCAGTATTCTCCGTTTATGCGCATAAGAAAGGTGCCATGACCTATCCACGCAATAAAATCACCATCGGGCATGGATTTGATCCTTGTTTTCAAATGAGGGATAAAACCTGGTAAAAAAGTCATCTCCTCTTGGGTGTAGTTTTGTTTTTTTTCAAACTTCCATCTCAAAATAGTGAGAATGCCTCTTTCTTCCATGGGCATCCATGGGTTAAAATATTTGCCATCCTTAAAATGCTCTGCATAAAGCATCTCCCTTTTTGTATGGGCAACTTGTCTCCTCCATTCTTCTTCATTGAATGGCCTCTGAGGCAGACATGATGTGCATACCAAAAAGATAACTAAAATCAATAGGTAACGGATAATCATAAACTCCTCTTTAATGTCACAATAGACCTTACATAATTGGCAGATACAAAAGGAATGTTAAAATATTTTTTCATTTTTCTCAAAAACAAAATAACTTATCTTCAAGATTCTCAAAGATTTTATACAATTTTTGTGAAAAAAATATATTGACAATCATATGAAAGCATTCGTAAAAGATATTTAAATCTAATAAAAAACACTCAAAGATTCCAAAAAATGGGGGGTAAGGATATGCATAAGATTGCTGTTATACCTGGTGATGGCATAGGAAAAGAGGTTGTCCCTGAAGGCATAAGGGTTCTTGATGCAGCAGGGGAAAGGTTTGGTTTTGCCTTTGACTGGCACTTCTTTCCATGGGGTTGTGAATATTATCTCTCTACAGGTCAGATGATGCCTCAAGATGGTATAGAAATATTAGGCAAGTTTGATGCCATTTTCCTTGGTGCAGTCGGTGCCCCTCAAGTTCCCGACCATATATCCCTCTGGGGGCTGCTTATCCCTATAAGGAGAGGATTCCAGCAATATGTCAATTTAAGACCCGTGAGGCTTTTAAGGGGTATTGAAAGCCCTCTAAAAAATATAAAAACAGGAGATATAGATTTCTTTATCGTGAGGGAAAATAATGAAGGGGAATATTCCAACATAGGAGGAAGGATCTATAATGGAACAGAACAGGAAATGGTGGTTCAGGAATCTGTATTTACACGGAGAGGAGTTGAAAGGATAATCAGGTATGCCTTTGAACTTGCCAAAAGACTAAAGAAAAAAAGGGTTACATCTGCCACAAAATCCAACGGTATCATATACACAATGACATACTGGGATGAAATATTTAGTGAAATAGCATCCCAATACCCTGAAATAGAACATGAAAAGTATCATATAGATAACCTTACCACCATATTTGTAAGGAATCCCCAGAAATTTGACGTGGTAGTCGGTAGCAACCTTTTTGGAGATATTTTATCTGATTTAGGCCCTGCCATTGCAGGGAGTCTTGGTATTGCCCCATCTGCAAACCTGAACCCTGAAAAAAGATTCCCATCCATGTTTGAGCCTGTCCATGGTTCAGCACCGGATATTGCCGGAAAAGGTATAGCAAACCCCGTAGGCCAAATATGGTCAGGGGCAATGATGCTCCAACACTTGGGCTATCATGAAGCAGCAGAGGCAATAGTATCTGCCATAGAGACTGTTATAGCCGATAAAGGCATAAAAACACCTGATATTGGAGGGACATCATCCACTAAAGACATGGGAAAGGCCATAGCAGATGTTATAAAGGCACAAGGCATTTGAAATTAGCTAACACAACTTAAAAACCTATTTACACTTATGAAGTGTTACACTTACGAAGCATAAAAACTGATTACCATATGAAATGTTAATGACCATTTCCAGAAGGGCAATGTGTTTATATTAATCCCCTATACGTTTATCTCATATTCCTCAGCTATCTCATCCCAATTAAGATGTGGAATAAATGAAAAGGCATTTGAAGGTCTCATATATATTTATTCCTGCCGTATAAAAAAAAATGACCCAATAAAATAATGGAAACAAACTGAATGCCCATTGAAAAGACTACTAAATAGATTAT is a genomic window of Syntrophorhabdaceae bacterium containing:
- a CDS encoding MBL fold metallo-hydrolase — its product is MIIRYLLILVIFLVCTSCLPQRPFNEEEWRRQVAHTKREMLYAEHFKDGKYFNPWMPMEERGILTILRWKFEKKQNYTQEEMTFLPGFIPHLKTRIKSMPDGDFIAWIGHGTFLMRINGEYWLTDPIFNQRALLPKRKTPPGITAEEIKELGGRLTVIVSHNHYDHLDIDSISSLPEDTRIFVPLGLKDFVGSMNKTNVVEMDWWQTIDCGNGINLIALPAQHWSRRIGQGFNETLWLSYMIVTPSFTIYYGADSGYFIGYKEFGKKFPHIDFALLPTTAYQPRWFMHYAHMDINEVLQAFDDLNARYFIPTQWGTFHLGDEPPGFPIMELRRQIQSRRLDKSRFIIMDIGEVIPIVKKIR
- a CDS encoding tartrate dehydrogenase, producing the protein MHKIAVIPGDGIGKEVVPEGIRVLDAAGERFGFAFDWHFFPWGCEYYLSTGQMMPQDGIEILGKFDAIFLGAVGAPQVPDHISLWGLLIPIRRGFQQYVNLRPVRLLRGIESPLKNIKTGDIDFFIVRENNEGEYSNIGGRIYNGTEQEMVVQESVFTRRGVERIIRYAFELAKRLKKKRVTSATKSNGIIYTMTYWDEIFSEIASQYPEIEHEKYHIDNLTTIFVRNPQKFDVVVGSNLFGDILSDLGPAIAGSLGIAPSANLNPEKRFPSMFEPVHGSAPDIAGKGIANPVGQIWSGAMMLQHLGYHEAAEAIVSAIETVIADKGIKTPDIGGTSSTKDMGKAIADVIKAQGI